The proteins below are encoded in one region of Paralysiella testudinis:
- a CDS encoding helix-turn-helix domain-containing protein, protein MSGHFTTRNTVSVPGKQNQWRQAISETYFQLDVRFASHEHFEGNLNSWQLGDITLSQLQSAPAAYLRLPQHLQHLPGEEAFLLTLPLDQPVAFSQVQRQIDCAAGNFLLELSHEPYHFSYAKANRLWVLKIPHPVISRHLHLPERYVAQSWSGRDGVGLLLQQYLHMCGQQLQYNTDPASRQLMGKQLLELFTHLVQQSEQRLLSPASDTRRAHLQRIEHYVRHHLDNPALDPHTVAAACHISVRYLHDLFGDTGTSFSQWLKQQRLATAHHLLTRPHFQQTLAALAYQVGFTDQANFSRAFKQAFGLSPKEVLQQQRTQTA, encoded by the coding sequence ATGTCCGGCCACTTCACCACCCGCAACACCGTATCGGTGCCGGGCAAACAAAACCAATGGCGTCAGGCCATCAGCGAAACCTATTTTCAGCTCGATGTGCGCTTTGCCAGCCACGAACACTTTGAAGGCAACCTGAACAGCTGGCAATTGGGCGACATCACCCTGTCGCAGCTGCAATCGGCACCGGCGGCCTATCTGCGCCTGCCGCAGCACTTGCAACACCTGCCCGGCGAAGAAGCATTTTTGCTCACCCTGCCACTGGATCAACCCGTGGCTTTCAGCCAAGTGCAACGGCAAATCGACTGCGCCGCCGGCAATTTTCTGTTGGAGCTGTCGCACGAGCCCTATCATTTCAGCTACGCCAAAGCCAACCGCCTGTGGGTGCTGAAAATCCCCCATCCCGTTATCAGCCGCCACCTGCACCTGCCCGAGCGCTATGTGGCGCAAAGCTGGAGCGGGCGCGACGGCGTGGGGCTGTTGTTGCAGCAATACCTGCACATGTGCGGTCAGCAATTGCAATACAACACCGACCCTGCCAGCCGCCAGCTGATGGGCAAACAACTGCTGGAGCTGTTTACCCATCTGGTGCAGCAAAGCGAACAACGCCTGCTCAGCCCCGCCAGCGACACCCGCCGCGCACATTTGCAGCGCATCGAACATTATGTGCGCCACCATCTAGACAATCCCGCATTGGATCCGCACACCGTGGCCGCCGCCTGCCATATATCCGTACGCTACCTGCACGACCTGTTCGGCGACACCGGCACCTCTTTCAGCCAATGGCTCAAACAACAGCGCCTGGCCACCGCCCACCACCTGCTCACCCGTCCCCATTTCCAGCAAACCCTGGCCGCCTTAGCCTACCAAGTGGGCTTCACCGATCAAGCCAACTTCTCCCGCGCCTTCAAACAGGCCTTCGGCCTCAGCCCCAAAGAAGTGCTGCAACAACAACGCACACAAACCGCCTGA